Below is a genomic region from Silurus meridionalis isolate SWU-2019-XX chromosome 1, ASM1480568v1, whole genome shotgun sequence.
CGAGCTTGGCAACGGCACGCGTTACAACCTCCGTAAGCTCCTCGGCTTCCGTATCGCAGCGCGCGGCCCCGcctcctcggaggaagaaaggCGGAGCTGCATGCGCTCGCGGTAGGGGGAAGAATCCGCCGAAAGGCGTGCTTCCGAATCCTGTGAGCGAGCGCTAGACAGAACAGGTGAGGCTGGAGATAGGGAAAAACCCGTCTCGAAACCCTCTGCAAGGTCCATCTGCGAACCCCAGGATCTGGCACGCCGCTCTGCCTCAGCGAGAGCGGGACCAGACCCGGAGGAGTTAGAGCACCCATTTCATTGAACAGAGCCGAGCGAGCGCGGAGCGAGCGCAAAGACATGCGAGCACAGTGAACACACTCAGCTCCCTCTTCGAGAACCGATCTCGCATGCTCCGCACCCAAGCAAGCAACACACAAGCTGTGCGAATCCCCCCCCCCGTAATATAGCGGGGGCAGGGAGGAACGCACGGCCGAAAACTGTGCTTAATTTTTCCGCCTGCTTTCATTATTTctccgcttttttttttttttttttttttgacagacaaTATGACGAAcaatatcacacaaacacacagagcgctttctGAAAACACAGAAGCTGGCGCTGGCTTCTctcatatgcgttttatactcctggtcgtgacgtcacctcatcggtgacggccagcgtccaatttttgactgattacacacgttattcagagcatgaacactcaggcgcgttcccaaagcgtttcgacgcaactcgagttcctgaaagggaatttCCATTTGTTATGAGTTAAATGTTTTCTCCATATTAACCTTCTCAATCTGAAAATGCTATGAGATAAGAAGTAGTTTCTACAGTAAATCCAATTAATATATCGATGTCTTTTTAATCAGGGTAAATAGTCATTCCAGTTGTCACCCATTGTGTAGTTTTATTCAATTTGTGTTTTTCATATAGAGTCCGACAAGAGACAttgatatttattgtatataatataggtGAATAGAATATTATATTTAGCTTACAGCAAAATGTTCACCATTACAAGtttaaagtcaccaattccaatatgactagAGTaaaagtatctgatttgaacagtacttaaGTATGTGACTCTTGAGCATCCTCATCACCAAGGcacatgttagtgaaaagccaaaaacagttgatttgtgaagttttattttcctaaaatacaaatcaaattgtgcacgtcaatattacatttacaaagatCAACACAAGCCAGAacgaaacaaagatcaaacaaaaaacacaaaatagtaaagcaatctttcaaaaagggatcttcaatcaacaaataaaatgacaacatcatgtcacaaagtagaagaaccataagtatttaattaataaatacaattaaagcaaatcattttagatgaagtaaaaccaaatattcagcaCTGGCTGCAATTTGATGCAGCTGTCAGTCTCAAAAAGGAAAAGTTGTTGTATTTAACTTCAACAAAACTGGTTTTCAAAGTATTcggattataattttttttttccgagcattttttggactgaaaatgaggccaggGAGCAGATGCTATGGGAGTGTTGAGCCTTAACGACATCTTCAACAGATGGGTTATACAATATAATTGGTATCGGtgattgtcaattaaaatatagtggagtaaaaagtacatctattgaatcataaatgtagctgagtggagagtaaaagttgcttatatttttgattctcagtaaaactagaagttattaatcgcacatttttatctattattttctaaatttgCCTTCAATTATTACTTTTCAGGTtgttaatactctaatcaacatgagcatggacaaatattgatgctttatacaagtgtatgtttattattagtgaaatcaaactcaacatagagcatgaagacaaaatattcttgtaaatgttttaaagtaattatgatttttctaattaattaaatcatccggacaccaaacaaaacctttgctatgtttccatacggacggttttaattgccggatttgtGCGTCATGGCCGATCTTGGTGCTGTATTTAAgaaattaaactaaaacaaatgttaGAGATTTAAATTaaagtggagttttttttttatatctgaataaagaaaggttttaattttgcttctttgcaataaaaatggtcaaagagAAATGCACGATACATTAATcgagtgttaataaaattagtgctgttaaaatgaatttgtattcatgcgtattaatataaatatgcacAAACAAATCACTTAAatctcttccttcttctttttcaggaCTCCATGGATCTTGTCCAGTTTCTAATCCTCTGCATTTGTGCTGTAAATGCAGTTGTTTCTGAATGTCCAAATCATTGCAGGTGCAATGAAACCGTGGTTTTCTGTACTGGATATACAATAACAGATTTTCCATCCCCCATTCCCCCAAATACAAGGTCTCTAGAGATTACCCGTACTAACATCACCTCACTTGAACCGGAACATTTTGATGCATTCTCTGAGACTCTCGCAGTGTTGACCATAACTGATGCAAGAATAACGGAGGTGCAACCTCACACCTTTAACCAGACACACAGCTTAACCAGCTTAACACTTTCAGCAACCAAGCTATCTTCTTTACCCCCATCCCTCCTTACTCCTCTTCAAAACCTGAAAATCTTAAACCTGAGGAAAAATATGCTGACTTCTATTCCAGAGGAGGCGTTTCAGGGTCTGACTCGCCTAGTGACCCTCATATTGCAGGAAAACAACATCACAAATCTGCACCCAGGGACCTTCCGAGGACTTCGAAGTCTAAAGGTCTTGTCcctaaaacagaacaaattggAGGTGATTCCAGGTGATATCTTTGACCACCTGGTGAATCTGAACGACTTGCATCTGCAGAACAATGTCCTCACACAGATACCTGCTGAACTTTTCACCAGTCAGAAGAAGCTGAAAAAGCTTTACCTCTCAAACAATTTGCTAACTGTTCTTCCTGAAGGTATCTTCCTGAACTTGCCTAATCTACAATATATTTCACTTTTCAACAACCAGCTGCACACACTGTCTCCCAACACCTTCGGCCCAATGCCCT
It encodes:
- the LOC124389873 gene encoding leucine-rich repeat-containing protein 15-like, translated to MDLVQFLILCICAVNAVVSECPNHCRCNETVVFCTGYTITDFPSPIPPNTRSLEITRTNITSLEPEHFDAFSETLAVLTITDARITEVQPHTFNQTHSLTSLTLSATKLSSLPPSLLTPLQNLKILNLRKNMLTSIPEEAFQGLTRLVTLILQENNITNLHPGTFRGLRSLKVLSLKQNKLEVIPGDIFDHLVNLNDLHLQNNVLTQIPAELFTSQKKLKKLYLSNNLLTVLPEGIFLNLPNLQYISLFNNQLHTLSPNTFGPMPLLQELWLYDNKLTRLEDNVFSSLTQLKLLVISRNQISYISPGAFNGLIGLKEISLQTNNLTSLEEGVFRGLPILANISLRNNQIQRLPGKLLDGLSHLTTVELQNNSLLYLPEDLLISLTNAQNLVLSQNPWRCDHQILPFRDWLVKHQDKVPSASSIKCFTPSWLMNSSILNLQNDQLLKPSQISPTLLSLYSSTPVPADHTTSVWENKDHTDDRWKTHTLIIALVCAAVFVTISLCAVCWFRNKRRGSQNIN